Part of the Hevea brasiliensis isolate MT/VB/25A 57/8 chromosome 16, ASM3005281v1, whole genome shotgun sequence genome is shown below.
TGCATAGTGGATGGATGCAACCTCAGCAGAGATTACTACACTTCTCTAGAATCATACATGGACATTAGCTCCTAAACCAAAAGATAAGAATATTATTAGCAATAAGTGGATATTTTAGATCAAAAGACATACTGATGGCTTAATTGAACATTGCAAGGCTATACTTGTACCAAAAAGGATATTCCTAACAGGATGGCATTGATTATAATGAGACCTTTAGCCCTATTGTCAAAATGACTACTATTAGAATAGAATTTTCCTTAGCTATAATGTATGGATGGTTCACTCGCTAATTGGACATAACTAATGCCCTTCTTCATGGTTTTCTATATCATGACATTTATATGGAGAAACTGAAAGGTCGTTGATTTTACATATCCTGATTATGTTTTTAAATTGCAAAAATCATTGTATGGTCTCCAGCAAGCACCAAGGGCATAGTTTCATCGCCTCACATCTATTTTGACCACTCTTGACTTTCAACCATCCAAGGCTGACCACTTTTCATTTTTAATGAAGATACTCTtcacttattttttttttaatttatgtggatgacatcttggttACATTTTCAAATGAGGCAAAATTggaatggtttcttcacaaatTAAAAGTTACTTTTCTAGTCCATGATTTGGGGCATTTACACTATTTACTTAGTGTAGAAGCAAAACATTTGTTAACTGGTTTACTTTTTAACCAATAGAAGTACATTCAAAACTTACTTGTTCATGCTCAAATGGAAAACTGTAAACTGTGCTCAACTCCTGTGGCAAATAGTCTTGTGCTCACAAAATCTTTTTGTGATCCTTTTGACAATGATGTTTTATATCGTTGAATTGTAGGAGCTCTTCAATATGTCACTCTCACCAGATTGAACATTACATTTACAGTTAACAAATTGTGTCAATTTTTGCACAGCCCGACAATAGAGCACTAGAAAGCCATAAAATGACTCTTTTGTTATCTACGACACACATGGAAccattttttatttattgctaAATCATCATATACATGTTTACAATGCTATTCAAATAGTGATTGGGCTGGGGATCCTAATGATAGATGATCCACAAATGGCTATGTAGTGTACCTAAATCGCAACTTGATTTCTTGGATTGCAAAGAAATGATCAACAATTGCTAGGTCTTCAACCAAAAGTGAACACAAGGCTCTAGTAAATGCAATGGCTGAATTGATGTGGGTTCAATTCTATTATGAGAGAAATGATTTCTTACTTTGCATTCGATAACATAGTGGTGTCGATAATATTGCAGCAATTTATTTAAGTTTAAACCTAGTTTTTCATGCTTGAACAAAACATATAGAATTTGACTAACATTTTTTCGAGAGTGGTCAACATTGGTAACATTCAGATACAAGTTATCCCTTCTTAAGATCAAATAGCAAACATTTTTACCAAGCTATTGGGAAGAAAATTGTTTGAGCAACATAGAGACATGTTGAGACTTCTGTGCCATTCATCATCATTTGAGGGGGTTGTTAGAATATGTATAATATCTTTATCCATATCATTATACAATAATGTTTGTTGCACATATTTATCTTGTACAGGTCATATATATACCCCACATATTCACAATTAATAGAAAATTCTCAAACTCTTCTAAATATCTAATTCTCTACATGACTATTTTGCTAATAGAAGAAAATTTCAGGAACcaaattatttcaaatttaaaagtATTTAACAATAAGGATTAACTTattaatagaaattaaatttaagaattaaattgtTACTAAAAAAAGGACTAATATGTGGGTTTGCTATACCTCAAGGGCTAAGTTGTAAATTACCGTATATACATATAAACACACACGCCCAGTGGAAAACGGCGATTGAAACTGGTGAATGCATAGAAAGAGTAGAAGTGAGATTGTTAGCGCTAAAGATGCCTATCAAGAAGGAACTCTGCAGAAACTTTCAGCGTGGAAGGTCACTTTCTTCATCTCCTTATTCTGCTAGCTCACTTCTTGTTCTTGTAATTCAATTGCTGCCTGTGTTAAGTTTTTGATAGTTTCAAGAGATTTGGGAAGAAAAAAGTGTGAGAAACAGTGAGAAAACGAGGGAAAGTGAGAGTTTTATAGTTTTAATTTCAGTTTGTCTATGAATTTTACTGAATTTTGTATAAGCTTAGTTTTCCCATCTTTAGTTTTCTGTAATTAGAATTGGGTTTTTTGGTTGCTTAGATTTTTCCCTTTGCAGTTGTCAATACGGTGAAAGGTGCAAATTTCTTCATGTCACTCCACAACAACAGCAAAAACCTAATAATAATGCCTTTGGATTTGGCtcacagcagcagcagcagcagaatCGTTTTTCTAATCCATTTGGATTTGGCGTTCAATCAAAACCCCCCAATGATTTTGCGAATAAGCAGCAACAATTCAAGGTTAATTTTCTTCCTCATTTATTGTTGATGTTTTTCTCTCAATGGAAGAGTTCATTCAATTAAATCCCCCATTTATCCTTTTATTTTTTCGGCGGGAAAGGGAATCAGGGTTTGAACCCCAAGTTGTTTCTAATGTGTGGCAGGTACCTGACCACTAAGCTTTTAGCCCGATGGCTGGCATTTTCAATGTATCTGTAGATTAAATAAAACAATTGTCATGATATTTTAGTGATCATAACTTGCTTATGGACTAGCCTTTTGAAAATAAATGGACCCGTTTCTCCCCCATATCCAATGGTGGTACGTCGTCCCGACAACCAGATAATCAACCTCAAGCAGTGAATCATAAGTGAGTACTTGTTCTGCTGTTACTTGTTTGATTTCTTCTGGCTGTTGCTCTATAGGATTTAATAGTTTCTTTATCTTCTTCAACACTTGACTATTATCCTGATGAGCTGACGTATATGTGAAGGTGCACAGATCCTGACTCTTGCAAGCGTCTGATTGTTGAAGATTTTGAGCACGAGAAACCACTTTGGAAGCTTACATGCTATGGTCACTTAAAAAAGTATGTTGGACGACCACATCACTCTTGCACTTTCAGAGATCCAGGATTTAAATCCTATATTCTGGTGTGAGATTAAATTTAAAAGGACCACttcgtttatatatatatatatatatatatatatatatatatgtagagagagagagagagagagagagagagagagagagaacataaACAATGAGATGGTATCATGGGTCATGAAGTAGATTAGTAGCTAACTGATCATCTACTGAGTGCCTACACTTAATTCTTGTGACCATCACTGATTGTACAAACGTTGCTAATTGTCAAATTTATTTATGACAAACTCAAGATATATTGGACGATCCTACTTATTTTTTATGACCATCAATTTTGTTTCTTTATGGAGTTGCACTATTGACcaacaaatttttttatttatttttattctagTCATTTGTAACTTTGCATTGGATTGCTTAATCTATTTGTTTTCTGTGCAGTGGTCCTTGTGACATTGTTGGTGATATCAGTTATGAAGAATTGCGGGCTGCTGCATATGACGATGCTAAGCATGGATTGAGCTTGCAATCAATTGTAAGAAATTGTGGAAAACTGCGTTGCCAATCTACTTTTATTCATAAATGTTGACACTTTTATGATATTTGTGTTGCTGTCACTGTTTGCTTCATATTTCTGCTTGCAATTTGTTCTCAAATTTATTGCTTGTGGTGAAATATCCCGGGTCTCTGGAAGTTATTGAGTTCTACAAATTAACTGAATTTAGGAAAGTGGGAATGCTAAAAATTGAATacaaattatattatatgttgcCGCAACCATAAGGACTTGAAAGTCCAGAAAGAATGCAAGAAAGTGGAACCTTTCTGATTGAAAAATAAAGCAGATAGATAAGGGAGTTGATTTTCTAGCATATTCTAACTATGAACCTATGATATCTTAAAGTGAAACTTTTGTAGATATTGTTTTATAGATATCTATATGGCATGGCATATATAGAAATGATAATGTTTTTGTTTCTCAATAAATATTTTGATCAATtacaaggagaaaaaaaaaaatgacttCTGCAGTATCATATTCATCAAAGATACACCTCAGCGGCTCAGCCTCAGGTGTGTTGGCTTCAATTGTATCCAAGCCCTAGGTCATACACCCTGGTTGATCTCAAGCTACCCTCTATCTCTAAGATGCACACTGGGGCTCCTAAACACACCTTTCGGGGTCCCTTGGCCTGTGCGTTAGGATTTGGGAACTTGGGAGATTCTATTTTTGCATTTTTAATTTTACACTTGTATCATCAAAGTTTATCTTTTTGTGCTTTGTACCTTTATGATTTGGTTTTGACCATTGAAGGACACATTTATGTTGATAATTACACAGAATGCACTCTTTAATAGGTGAATACGATATCATTTGGTTCTTAAATCACAAAATAAAGTCCTTGTCAATTGAACTAGCTAGTGTAGGTTAAACAAAAATGCTTCAATTGGTGGGTCTACAACattagaaattataaatttgtcTTACTTGACAAAAGGTTTATTATAAAGAATAACTGCATCGCAGGGGACGGGATAATTTGAGGAAGATGGATGAAGAGGAGGAAGATATTGAGGAGCTTAACTCCAAAAGAAATAAGTTGTTTTCTTTATGATGATGAGGGTTGCTATTTGTTTTTCCATGTCTTGCATTGCATGTCATAATTTGAGGTTTATGTGTTTTGAAGCTGATTGTTATTTTCTTTGTATTCTCATGTGCATGTTGTTTTTGCTGAATTAATGTGTGTAGTCATCTTTTGTAGTAACTAGCCATTTTGCACATCAGTTGGGTGTGAAATTTTGTGACTCTATGAACTCGTGAAAGTATTCATTTTTATAttagtgatatatatatatttattgtaattaataactacatgaatttaaaaaaaaaagtaggcTGATGTTGATGGatgataataatatttataatactaaTAATTGATTGTTTTAGCATATAGAAAATGTGGAAGATTTCTCTATTATAAGTACTGCCGTTTTGACattgtgtgtatgtgtgtgtgtaaaACCTAATCCTttatccttcattttctctcacAACCGCTCTGCTCAGTTTCTCCGCACCCTCCCTCTCTCCGTGACTCTGCCATCAGTTCCTTCAACAAAGAGCACTAGAAATCCCCCTCAAGCCTTGTCTTTCACTGCTGCAACTTACAGAGGAAGAAATCAGTTTTTGTCTTCTTCACTTATTATTCTATTTATTCTATTTCCtacttaaatttcattttctctaTTCTGTTTGGTTGTTAATTTCCAAATCTTAGGTCTACCTGCACTAGATGAGTCGTTAGCTTTAAGATCTGtgttttttctctaattttagacACATTTGGTTGTGTATTCTATAATAAAAGTTCAATATTTTGAGTGCTCATCCTCTTGTTTTAGTTGATTTGGTGTAGTTTGGTTGATCTAATCTCTGTTCTTATATGCACATATTAAAGTTGATGTATCACGTATGCTTTTCAAATCCCTAAATCCCAATATGAATTGCTGTTTCAATGTAAATCTGTTTGAACATGTTGATCTAGCGActtgtaatttttaattttaattgattgtTGAAATTGGAAGACGAAAAGAACTGATTTTGTTTTCAGAACTGGGTTTTGTTAGTTGCTGAATTGGGGAGCATAACTGATGTTGCTGAATTGGGGAGAATAACTGATGGACCAAACTGATTTATTTCGGTTTGGTTCAGTTTGGTTGGTCTCTATAATTTGGTTCAATTtggttattttaaaaaatattttttttatttgggtTCGATTCACAACCCAACCAATCGACTGCACACGCCTAATTGACAATGGTGAATTAAAAATGTAATTTTGCTATCTTAAAGACAATATGATAACCTATAGAGAGAGAAACTATAGAccaaaaaaattaattcaaataatTCTTTTGTTTAGAAGAATAAATAAGGAAACACCAAGATATatatgttattaaaaatttaaaggggTAAAATTATAAAACAATAATTTGTATTGTTCTTTCAAATACCAAGAATTCTTTGATAGGGTTATTAGTCCAACAGAAGATCCTGAATATCATTCATATGATTGTATTGCACACTTAGATCTGTTATACTAAAATGGTAAAGTAAATTTGATTTACTATCAGTGACCACTTACCCTGACGTTTAAAAGGTATTTTGGCCTTAAAAAGGGCACATCCTTGCATGTTTGGGGTGGTCATTCGGGGCAGTTGTCTAATTGCACGCTTGGGCctgtacatacatatatatatattgaaaaccATTGTGTTGGTTATGCACACGAGAAAAAGCAACTCAGTGAATAAGTCTAGAATAAACAAATAAGACCACGATCAAGACTGTACATACACAGAGGGTAAGAGACTTGAGAAGTTGAGTGAGAAACAAGGCTTAGGTAAGAAGTTAAGTCTTTTTTATATCTTTATTCATTATATATAACTCAGTTTATTGGATTTCTTGCTCTCTTCCAAATTTGTGATTTTTCATCAAGATCATACAAGAGCCTCCGGTTCTttaagagggaaaaaaaaaagcgtTAAATTGAGAACCTTGGGTTATTGCATCAAAACGAAAACTGAACCTTTGTTGATTCTAAGAGAGCTTCTGGTTCTccttcaaaaataaaataaaataaaataaacaaataaaaagagaaccTTTGGTTCTTAATCAATTTAGGAGAATCTATAGTTCTCCTCATCAATAATCAAAGGACCTTTATTTCTTAAATCTTGTGAATCAAAGAATATCGAAGCCTTTGGTTCTTACAAGTTTCTTTATTCCAAAGCCCCCTGattccaaataaaaaaaaatctaattaagaaACTTTGGTTCTTAAATTCTCATGAAATGAAGAAAATAACCTTACACGAAATTTGTGTCAAAAACTTATGGTTTTTATGCAAATTAAAATATGCCACCAAAAGTTAAGTCAAAGAACCTTTGGCTCTCTAAATGCATAAAATGGGGAGCTTTTTAGCTCCAATACTTGGTTGATTTGATATTATGTGTATATCAGTTTAATAAAATTTGACATTTTATGGAACAGAAaacaaatttttgtaaaaatgagTTTTCCAAGTGGTCGAGTTACTGGTAGGTTTGGTAATAATTCTACTGTCTACAGAAAGTAGATGGATGAATTTTTATGATACAAAATTTGTTCTTCTATGAAAGCTTCCTTGCGACGTGTTTAATGAGCAACATTTTAGGTCTTCCTGGATGTGCTCTATGTAGAAGTAGAACATTCCATGTTTGTATCTTTTCATTTCATATGTTATTGTAATTACAGATATTATGTTGTAGTTTATATACATGATTGCAAGTCGAGATATTGCTGCttttgttcatttattgaaaaaccCTTATGccaggttgagagagagagaaatttgCTTAATTCCAAGTTGACCGAGTTTGAGAACCTGCTTCGTAATCCTTATGTAGCACCTCAAAATTCTGCTCTTAGCCAGGGTACATTTCCCGGAGTCACTCCCAATGCAATATCAACTACTGGTGAAAATAATGCCCCCCCTGCAGTGTCCAGTTTCAGTCAACTGGGTGCATCACTTAATATGGGGTCTACAACAAGGCATGCATCTTTACTTGCATTCAAGTTTTAGttggtgttttatttttttttattttttttttctatcatttAAATGTTCTgctattttttttcccttttccaAGGCTGCCCACTATGCTTTAAGAATTCTACTAAGACTTTTAGAATCTTGTTTAGCAAGTTTTACATCTCTTTTCGCAGGCCTTCTGCACCATTAAATAATCCCTTTGGGCAACCAAATCTCTTCTCAAATTCTAGCCAGAGTTTCAGTACATTTGGAATAAGGCAAGGATATGTTCTAGCATTCTAATTTTTGTTTGATATCATTCTTGAAAACAAGATGTTGTTCCTATGCTTGCCTTCTGCTTTTGGTAACTTGTCATGGAATTTTTCTTTAGGCCCTCTGCATCGTCAAATAATGCTTTTGGGCAACCAAATTTCTTCTCTAATGCAAGCCAAACCTCAAGTGCGTTTGGGACAAACAGTTTCACACCTGCAAATGCTGGTAGAATTTTGAAGGTCTTGTTGTTTGCATTATTCATGTGCATGCATTTATATGATGCCTATAATCATCAGTATAGATTCAATCAGCATCCAACTTCCTAACCAGGCATTTGGAAATCTTTTCCTCAAGTGCAGCAGGCTTCAGCAGTAGAACAATCAACAATCAAAGTAGTCCGTTTTCTTCAGCAGTGTCAACAGAAATGACTAATTTGTCTAGGTCTAGCGCTCAGCCTCTCATTATTTCCAATGCACCTAATTCAGCTTCTAATGCAGTTGAGCCAGTAACTAAACATGTTCAGTCAGTGTAAGTATATAGAGAAGCTGTCTTTAAATCCAGTTGGCAGAAGTTGCTTTCTTATGTTTCTTGAGAATTTGAGTTCCAAGTTGAGAAATTATCAGTGTACAATAATATGGGTTTATAGTGCTAATCTAAAATTATTCATTGTTTTTGTGTGAGAGAGTAAGGGTTTGAGAACATTTAATCTGCTACTGCACTTTTTAACAAAAGGTCAGCAAAATGCATACTACTGTCCATTATAGCTCCATAAAGGAACAAATGTCTGCATCCCCTCTCAATTTGTCTTTATAATTGCCATGATTCTCATTTGTCTTGACATTTTGTCATCTTTATATGACAATCAATTTGACGACAACAACAGATGTTGTGCCAGATAGTCCTGTAGATAGTTTGAAAAATGAGTAAAATGTGATCTTATTTGTATTAGGAATATATGCATATGATTAAATTTGATCTTTTTCTTGCAATCTGACAGCAACGGCATGCAAAGAGGAACTGTTTCTGGGGATGCAAGTATTTGGTTAAAAGAAAACTGGATCCCTGGAGAGGTAAATGCTTTTGATATGCTTTATTTATAACAACACTTGCATTTTGTTTTCGCTCTTAAAAGTTTatgaaataagaaattaaatttttgttGAACTTGCCAAAACTCAGAAGCAcaaaaagaatttgagaaactgAAATTTGTTAGCAGCTAAAAAATGTCATTAATGCAGCTGAATGTTCATTTAAACTCATAACTAAGCCTTAATCTCAATCTAGCTGATAGGAGTAAGCATTTGATTAACCAAACTGAATTCCTAACTAACCAAAACTTTTAACAGTTATAAAATAATAACTGAACTGAGCTAAATTTAGTAGGAAACTGAGCGTAATGAGGATGGGAATTAGGAGGGAAATGTACATTGGCAATCAGACAACTAGTTGCAAAATAGCAAGGAAATGTACTTTGTCTATATTATAGGCGAAATACTCCTTCTTTCTACTCCTTCCAACCAAACATGGTGTTATAaccaaattattataatttatatagaattagtaaaaaaaaatgtaatgttAACTATATATAAAatgttaatttatatattaattaatgaaaattggtTATTAAAGTGGTGTTTGGTACAAGTTAAACAAAAAGGAAACAAAGAGAAGGGAAGAACAAGAGAGAAAGGGGGAATTTGAGAGAGGCAGCTTTGTATCCTTAGAATTCTATAGAATATCCTCACGGTGTAGACAACCATTTCTGCAGTAAAAGGCTCCCCCTGCATTTACCAGTAGAACATTAGCCATAAAAGTATTGCGGACTAATTCTTGTCCATGAGCTAAAGCTCAATGCTGACAAATTCACCCCTCAGATTCTTAGCTACAGCTGCGTCGAAGAAGTTATGAGTACTTCTAGAATCTATCAAAACATTCTTCTTGAAGTTTCTCCAAGTCTGCATGGTTTGATTGCAAATTTGGATTAAGATTTGAGACCCGTTAAGGGTATACATGGACAGCTGGTGACCCTTATATGCAGGCACATCATAACAGAACTCCTGGCCTTCATTAACTTCTTCTATAGTCTCATTATTGAGTTCTTGGATAAAATCATGTCAAATATCTTGTTTTAACACCTTTGACCAGGTGTCTTTTTTCTTATCACAACGAAAACACAAACCTCTTTGGGTTTTGAATGGTTCTGGTTGTTGGTAGTGTTCTTGGAAATCAAGTTGTTTTCATCAAGGATGGTTAATATTCCAGGTTGGTTgctatttgaattattttttggTTTATGACTGGTCAAGGTCACAGAGGGGGTGGTTAAGGATTTAAGGCAGTGATTTTGGTGTATGGTTTTGGATGGTTGCGCAATAGACGTTCCTTTCTTCCATTGGATTGCTGAGGTCTCCAAGGTTGTGTATGTGGCTCCTAGTAATTAAAGGGTCCATCAAAGTAGCTTCTCTAGCTTTTTTAATGTCTGCACCTGCTAACATTGCCGTTATCATTGTTTAGAAATCTGAGTCTTGGCATTATTGGTTTGGAATTGCATGCAGCAACAGCTATCTTAATCTAAAATTAGTTAGCATCTCTATATGGATCTTTTTTCGTCATTCAACTCTATTTGAGATTAGTTTCAcatcaatatttaaaaattgcaaaattttttttatactatTTTCCTTCACGGCATTTAAAGTCTCTTAACTTTCCTCATTTCTGTCGCTAATTTATCCAATTTCCATGCAGGAGCAGTTTTTTTACATTGGACATGACTAAATCATTTTAATCGACTCTCTTATTTTATCCTTCCTTTGTGGAATATGATCGTTActaattttatcttttttttttttggaattaaCAAGTGCAAATAAAATTTGGATTGATATACTAGTAATGTTGGTGATAACACGCACTTTCTTATGCATAACAGATTCCTGAAGAGGCACCTCCGGATCAATATATTTAACAGAGATATTCTTTTTCCTGATATGTATTTTTATATCAGCAGTGTAGCTGATGAGCTATGAACTACTAAGCGGCTGCATTCACTTGCCATTAGAGCGTGTG
Proteins encoded:
- the LOC110671161 gene encoding zinc finger CCCH domain-containing protein 16 isoform X1, whose protein sequence is MPIKKELCRNFQRGSCQYGERCKFLHVTPQQQQKPNNNAFGFGSQQQQQQNRFSNPFGFGVQSKPPNDFANKQQQFKPFENKWTRFSPISNGGTSSRQPDNQPQAVNHKCTDPDSCKRLIVEDFEHEKPLWKLTCYGHLKNGPCDIVGDISYEELRAAAYDDAKHGLSLQSIVERERNLLNSKLTEFENLLRNPYVAPQNSALSQGTFPGVTPNAISTTGENNAPPAVSSFSQLGASLNMGSTTRPSAPLNNPFGQPNLFSNSSQSFSTFGIRPSASSNNAFGQPNFFSNASQTSSAFGTNSFTPANAAGFSSRTINNQSSPFSSAVSTEMTNLSRSSAQPLIISNAPNSASNAVEPVTKHVQSVNGMQRGTVSGDASIWLKENWIPGEIPEEAPPDQYI
- the LOC110671161 gene encoding zinc finger CCCH domain-containing protein 16 isoform X2; the encoded protein is MPIKKELCRNFQRGSCQYGERCKFLHVTPQQQQKPNNNAFGFGSQQQQQQNRFSNPFGFGVQSKPPNDFANKQQQFKPFENKWTRFSPISNGGTSSRQPDNQPQAVNHKCTDPDSCKRLIVEDFEHEKPLWKLTCYGHLKNGPCDIVGDISYEELRAAAYDDAKHGLSLQSIVERERNLLNSKLTEFENLLRNPYVAPQNSALSQGTFPGVTPNAISTTGENNAPPAVSSFSQLGASLNMGSTTRPSAPLNNPFGQPNLFSNSSQSFSTFGIRPSASSNNAFGQPNFFSNASQTSSAFGTNSFTPANAGFSSRTINNQSSPFSSAVSTEMTNLSRSSAQPLIISNAPNSASNAVEPVTKHVQSVNGMQRGTVSGDASIWLKENWIPGEIPEEAPPDQYI